In the Halictus rubicundus isolate RS-2024b chromosome 12, iyHalRubi1_principal, whole genome shotgun sequence genome, CCTCCTAACGCAAGTAATGTTTAAAAAGTCCATTGTTTTCCATACAGTCGCGTCGTAATAGCACAAGAATATCACAAACTTGGATAGcaaaacaataacaataattataTGTGTATTTTAACGTGTTCCATCAACACGTTTTTATCATTAAAATCTTCGCCGCAGATACCACAGACCAATTCCTCTCCGTCATCGCTCTCGTGTTGATGATGATACTGTACAACTTGTATTACAGCTGTTTGGGAACCTCCCTCCTGCATTAACGAATCCTGCCCAATTTGATTTGGGTCTTTCATACTTTGATCTTCCCTAGCTGAATGATGAGTTACCATATCCATTGGCAAATCGTTATTACTTATTTGTGCGATTTGACTGGAGAAGTTTTCATGGCCCTGAGGATTTGGTAATGTTAGCACTGGCAACGACTCGTTCTGCTTTGATATTAAGTGCAAAGTATTGCTTTGTTTCGACGTTTGTATTAAATGCATTGTTGTTATTTCATTATGGCTGGTTGTAGGATGAAGTGCACTTCCCTCCGATTCGGCAGATACTATTTGGGTCGCGTTATTCTGCTTATCTATAGCAATCATATTTAAAGACTCCCTATGACTATGATCAGTCTGTGACATGTGCATATTTTCATCTTGCTTCTCGTCTACTATCAATTGTACGCTTTCAGGCTTGAGTTCTGATATTGCAATATAATTCTCATTACGTTTGTTCGTAGTGACTACAAGGAAGGTACTGTTTTGcttattgtttaaaatttgcTGATCCTCTTGCTTAATCGTTTCAGTGATAGACAGAAGAGCTTCATTCTGTTCCGCCTTCGAAATCATTCGATTTCCAGCTGCCTGTTTCCCTTGCAAGGTAGTGCTCGGAGATGCTTTTGATTTTTTCTTGGCTGGCTTGGGTTTTGGAGCGTTGTTGTTTGTCTTAGCTTTCGCCTCCGCTATCATCTGGTCAGAATGTTTAACGATGTGCGCGCACAGTTCATCTCGGTCTTGATTCAGTGCACCACATATGGGACAAGGAAATGGAGGACCAGTTACTTCGGTTTCATTTTTCCCTGCCGCGTGAACCCATCGAACGTGTTCCCTTAGAACCACCTTTTGATTAAATGCTCTCGAACACAAGGGACAAACGTGCGGCCTCTCCCCCGTGTGAATGCGTTCGTGTTTCCTCAGTGTTCCACCGTCCCTAAATGCTTTCCAACAGAATTTACAGCCGTACGGTCTCTCCCCGGTGTGTGTCCTATGATGAATTAAGTACCCCTGTCTAGATGAAAATGTCTTGGAGCATGTATCACAATGAAAATGAGCGGGACTTCCGGCATGAGTTCTACCATGCTCCCAAAGTCCCTGACGAGATACAAAGCTTTTACCACACTCTGAACAGGTAAACGGAGAATCGCCGGGATGTGCCGACAATCTGTGCTCATCCAATTGATTTTGCTTCTCGAATTGGGAACCGCACACCTCGCAGGAATGTGTCTTCTTTCTGTGAATCCACTGGTGTCTAAACATTTTCTGTTTAGTGGTAAATTTCTTACCGCATTCGGAACAGGCATGCT is a window encoding:
- the LOC143359695 gene encoding uncharacterized protein LOC143359695 produces the protein MEAHENEQYVTFPLSGVHDGIQDNIISHEEICEPVDECVLQEGLTEVSVTDVNTGITEAQVAVEILAEHSDEEDENRVVYPIYIKEEEQQQYTSGDDESMAVEALRQLGGMYPCFEDKKVSCPNCANLFSQTEMAKHHTTCTANKLSCMTCGETFERKMDLNNHMVCHQVDRPHACRTCGNLFRSKSSLRCHMSEVHQVERPHKCTICGADFQRPSSLSNHMKIHTYVAGRAIMQSQGNNVTQSEETFRKWPEDMTESQTNQVPSSSVQTVQTYDTVQWTVPSYNFHNEQSTVNAISNPQGKMDTLHEFTVMPNGEVAQFEYTQQSNINSQVGQQYNLSLNSFNNTDAMVKVETLSYNSEDRRNYSEIETNGTKQHTCRQCGISFSRATALVSHEKIHASKNWNMPIECEYCDKQFQDGNHLATHQTTCAKKMMQNNIEQGTPNNKWGKHACSECGKKFTTKQKMFRHQWIHRKKTHSCEVCGSQFEKQNQLDEHRLSAHPGDSPFTCSECGKSFVSRQGLWEHGRTHAGSPAHFHCDTCSKTFSSRQGYLIHHRTHTGERPYGCKFCWKAFRDGGTLRKHERIHTGERPHVCPLCSRAFNQKVVLREHVRWVHAAGKNETEVTGPPFPCPICGALNQDRDELCAHIVKHSDQMIAEAKAKTNNNAPKPKPAKKKSKASPSTTLQGKQAAGNRMISKAEQNEALLSITETIKQEDQQILNNKQNSTFLVVTTNKRNENYIAISELKPESVQLIVDEKQDENMHMSQTDHSHRESLNMIAIDKQNNATQIVSAESEGSALHPTTSHNEITTMHLIQTSKQSNTLHLISKQNESLPVLTLPNPQGHENFSSQIAQISNNDLPMDMVTHHSAREDQSMKDPNQIGQDSLMQEGGSQTAVIQVVQYHHQHESDDGEELVCGICGEDFNDKNVLMEHVKIHI